In Mustela nigripes isolate SB6536 chromosome 2, MUSNIG.SB6536, whole genome shotgun sequence, a single window of DNA contains:
- the OAZ1 gene encoding LOW QUALITY PROTEIN: ornithine decarboxylase antizyme 1 (The sequence of the model RefSeq protein was modified relative to this genomic sequence to represent the inferred CDS: deleted 1 base in 1 codon), translating to MVKSSLQRILNSHCFAREKEGDKASSAAHAARAMPLLSLHSRGGRSRERAPAAGCSPLGPGPRWCSDVPHPPLKIPGGRGDRQRDHSPAAAVLHADERLRVTEEPAPHGPTRILRAQTRLSGSRRVDWRAVLRGRCLYVEIPGGALPEGSKDSLAVLLEFAEEQLRAAHVFVCFARNRDDRAALLRTFSFLGFEIVRPGHPLVPKRPDACFMAYTFEPESAGDDE from the exons ATGGTGAAATCCTCCCTGCAGCGGATCCTCAACAGCCACTGCTTCgccagagagaaggagggggacaAAGCCAGCTCCGCCGCCCACGCCGCCCGCGCCATGCCGCTCCTCAGCCTGCACAGCCGCGGAGGCCGCAGCCGCGAGCG GGCCCCCGCCGCCGGCTGCAGTCCCCTGGGTCCGGGGCCTCGGTGGTGCTCC GATGTCCCTCACCCACCCCTGAAGATCCCAGGTGGGCGAGGGGATAGGCAGAGGGATCACAGCCCTGCGGCCGCCGTCCTGCACGCC GACGAGCGGCTGCGCGTGACCGAGGAGCCCGCGCCCCACGGCCCGACGAGGATTCTGCGCGCGCAGACGCGGCTCTCGGGCTCCCGGCGCGTGGACTGGCGGGCGGTGCTGCGCGGCCGCTGCCTCTACGTGGAGATCCCGGGCGGCGCCCTGCCCGAGGGCAGCAAGGACAG CCTCGCAGTTCTCCTGGAGTTCGCGGAGGAGCAGCTGCGCGCCGCCCACGTCTTCGTCTGCTTCGCCAGGAACCGCGACGACCGAG CCGCCTTGCTCCGGACCTTCAGCTTTCTGGGCTTTGAGATCGTGAGACCGGGGCACCCCCTCGTCCCCAAGAGACCCGACGCCTGCTTCATGGCCTACACGTTCGAGCCGGAGTCCGCGGGCGACGACGAGTAG
- the PEAK3 gene encoding protein PEAK3 isoform X1 produces the protein MSGPEPPTETPGPDAPTWPTPPTYSNLGEVRAQLLPSKACRSRTSRLPLTDPQPLPPPLPKKTLARTQSLPTHRAPSSGPTPAGQPRRPYLGSHSVDESQAGDDRAWAPGPPAQPHIRSLDSLLGLGWPDLHRPEAVRAFLEAQQLEGLRTVHAQLRARLLGGRPGPCHPGHGFRLLDSSPCVDSGDALYYRLVRVGDEAWHMLAAKTRGHSPGNRMSEVPKPGAEEPHPWGLELQASLGPHFNLQGLCGLVPEDALPGAPWSGSVALAAEVPERTLTQWLSEVGRRPRPAEFPWVAALLLLQLTSALEHLEARGAALAELRPENLLLAAPRGCATAGPPRLLLADFGRVRPQPPGPPGPHAQQLSHLLGTLLGPAAPSATPLAAGLETLAARLAHSRPSAAQARAALQVLLWGPGPALRGQGAPLGPWLRVRRALLVLHLAERAAAGEAPGLEDWLCCTYLAEATEASLGHALALLWD, from the exons ATGAGCGGCCCTGAGCCACCCACCGAGACCCCTGGGCCTGACGCCCCGACCTGGCCGACTCCGCCCACTTACAGCAACCTTG GCGAGGTCCGTGCCCAGCTGCTGCCATCCAAGGCCTGCCGCTCCCGGACATCCAGGCTCCCCTTGACTGAcccgcagcccctgcccccacctctgcccaagAAGACCCTGGCCAGGACCCAGTCCCTGCCCACCCACAGGGCCCCCAGCTCCGGCCCCACTCCCGCAGGGCAGCCTCGGAGGCCCTATCTGGGGTCCCACAGTGTGGACGAGAGCCAGGCCGGCGACGACCGAGCGTGGGCCCCTGGTCCCCCTGCGCAGCCACACATTCGCTCACTCGACAGCCTGCTGGGCCTCGGCTGGCCCGACCTGCATCGCCCCGAGGCTGTGCGCGCCTTCCTGGAGGCCCAGCAGCTGGAAGGCCTCCGTACCGTGCACGCCCAGCTCCGGGCCCGGCTGCTGGGGGGCCGCCCGGGTCCCTGTCACCCCGGCCACGGCTTCCGCCTCCTGGACAGCTCACCCTGTGTGGACAGCGGGGACGCCCTCTACTACCGCCTGGTGCGGGTGGGCGACGAGGCGTGGCACATGCTGGCTGCCAAG ACGCGCGGACACAGCCCTGGGAACCGCATGTCCGAG GTGCCCAAGCCGGGAGCCGAGGAGCCCCACCCGTGGGGCCTGGAGCTGCAGGCCTCGCTGGGCCCACACTTCAACCTGCAGGGGCTGTGCGGCCTGGTACCCGAGGACGCACTGCCCGGAGCGCCCTGGAGCGGCTCCGTGGCACTGGCGGCCGAGGTGCCAGAGCGCACACTGACCCAGTGGCTGTCCGAGGTGGGCAGGCGGCCGCGTCCCGCGGAGTTCCCCTGGGTCGCggccctgctgctgctgcagctcACGTCGGCGCTGGAGCACCTGGAGGCTCGTGGCGCGGCCCTGGCAGAGCTGCGGCCCGAGAACCTGCTGCTGGCGGCGCCCCGGGGCTGTGCCACGGCCGGGCCCCCTCGCCTGCTGCTGGCCGACTTTGGCCGCGTCCGCCCCCAGCCCCCGGGCCCCCCGGGCCCCCACGCCCAGCAGCTGAGCCACCTGCTAGGTACCCTCCTGGGCCCCGCGGCGCCCTCAGCCACGCCCTTGGCAGCCGGCCTGGAGACTCTGGCGGCCCGGCTGGCCCACTCGCGGCCCTCGGCGGCCCAGGCGCGGGCTGCGCTGCAGGTGCTGCTCTGGGGCCCCGGGCCTGCGCTGCGCGGCCAAGGAGCCCCGCTCGGGCCCTGGCTGCGGGTGCGCCGTGCGCTGCTGGTCCTGCACCTGGCCGAGCGGGCCGCGGCAGGGGAGGCGCCCGGCCTGGAGGACTGGCTGTGCTGCACATACCTGGCTGAGGCCACGGAGGCCTCCCTGGGCCACGCCCTGGCGCTGCTGTGGGACTGA
- the PEAK3 gene encoding protein PEAK3 isoform X2 has product MSGPEPPTETPGPDAPTWPTPPTYSNLGEVRAQLLPSKACRSRTSRLPLTDPQPLPPPLPKKTLARTQSLPTHRAPSSGPTPAGQPRRPYLGSHSVDESQAGDDRAWAPGPPAQPHIRSLDSLLGLGWPDLHRPEAVRAFLEAQQLEGLRTVHAQLRARLLGGRPGPCHPGHGFRLLDSSPCVDSGDALYYRLVRVGDEAWHMLAAKVPKPGAEEPHPWGLELQASLGPHFNLQGLCGLVPEDALPGAPWSGSVALAAEVPERTLTQWLSEVGRRPRPAEFPWVAALLLLQLTSALEHLEARGAALAELRPENLLLAAPRGCATAGPPRLLLADFGRVRPQPPGPPGPHAQQLSHLLGTLLGPAAPSATPLAAGLETLAARLAHSRPSAAQARAALQVLLWGPGPALRGQGAPLGPWLRVRRALLVLHLAERAAAGEAPGLEDWLCCTYLAEATEASLGHALALLWD; this is encoded by the exons ATGAGCGGCCCTGAGCCACCCACCGAGACCCCTGGGCCTGACGCCCCGACCTGGCCGACTCCGCCCACTTACAGCAACCTTG GCGAGGTCCGTGCCCAGCTGCTGCCATCCAAGGCCTGCCGCTCCCGGACATCCAGGCTCCCCTTGACTGAcccgcagcccctgcccccacctctgcccaagAAGACCCTGGCCAGGACCCAGTCCCTGCCCACCCACAGGGCCCCCAGCTCCGGCCCCACTCCCGCAGGGCAGCCTCGGAGGCCCTATCTGGGGTCCCACAGTGTGGACGAGAGCCAGGCCGGCGACGACCGAGCGTGGGCCCCTGGTCCCCCTGCGCAGCCACACATTCGCTCACTCGACAGCCTGCTGGGCCTCGGCTGGCCCGACCTGCATCGCCCCGAGGCTGTGCGCGCCTTCCTGGAGGCCCAGCAGCTGGAAGGCCTCCGTACCGTGCACGCCCAGCTCCGGGCCCGGCTGCTGGGGGGCCGCCCGGGTCCCTGTCACCCCGGCCACGGCTTCCGCCTCCTGGACAGCTCACCCTGTGTGGACAGCGGGGACGCCCTCTACTACCGCCTGGTGCGGGTGGGCGACGAGGCGTGGCACATGCTGGCTGCCAAG GTGCCCAAGCCGGGAGCCGAGGAGCCCCACCCGTGGGGCCTGGAGCTGCAGGCCTCGCTGGGCCCACACTTCAACCTGCAGGGGCTGTGCGGCCTGGTACCCGAGGACGCACTGCCCGGAGCGCCCTGGAGCGGCTCCGTGGCACTGGCGGCCGAGGTGCCAGAGCGCACACTGACCCAGTGGCTGTCCGAGGTGGGCAGGCGGCCGCGTCCCGCGGAGTTCCCCTGGGTCGCggccctgctgctgctgcagctcACGTCGGCGCTGGAGCACCTGGAGGCTCGTGGCGCGGCCCTGGCAGAGCTGCGGCCCGAGAACCTGCTGCTGGCGGCGCCCCGGGGCTGTGCCACGGCCGGGCCCCCTCGCCTGCTGCTGGCCGACTTTGGCCGCGTCCGCCCCCAGCCCCCGGGCCCCCCGGGCCCCCACGCCCAGCAGCTGAGCCACCTGCTAGGTACCCTCCTGGGCCCCGCGGCGCCCTCAGCCACGCCCTTGGCAGCCGGCCTGGAGACTCTGGCGGCCCGGCTGGCCCACTCGCGGCCCTCGGCGGCCCAGGCGCGGGCTGCGCTGCAGGTGCTGCTCTGGGGCCCCGGGCCTGCGCTGCGCGGCCAAGGAGCCCCGCTCGGGCCCTGGCTGCGGGTGCGCCGTGCGCTGCTGGTCCTGCACCTGGCCGAGCGGGCCGCGGCAGGGGAGGCGCCCGGCCTGGAGGACTGGCTGTGCTGCACATACCTGGCTGAGGCCACGGAGGCCTCCCTGGGCCACGCCCTGGCGCTGCTGTGGGACTGA
- the LOC132010747 gene encoding large ribosomal subunit protein eL21 — protein sequence MTNTKGKRRGTRYMFSRPFRKHGVVPLATYMRIYKKGDIVDIKGMGTVQKGMPHKCYHGKTGRVYNVTQHAVGIVVNKQVKGKILAKRINVRIEHIKHSKSRDSFLKRVKENDQKKKEAKEKGTWVQLKRQPAPPREAHFVRTNGKEPELLEPIPYEFMA from the coding sequence ATGACCAacacaaagggaaagaggagaggtaCCCGGTACATGTTCTCTAGGCCTTTTAGAAAACATGGAGTTGTTCCTTTGGCCACATACATGCGAATCTACAAGAAAGGTGATATTGTGGACATCAAGGGAATGGGCACTGTTCAAAAGGGAATGCCCCACAAATGTTACCATGGCAAAACTGGAAGAGTCTACAATGTTACTCAGCATGCTGTTGGTATTGTTGTAAACAAACAAGTTAAGGGCAAGATTCTTGCCAAGAGAATTAATGTCCGCATTGAGCATATTAAACATTCAAAGAGCCGAGATAGCTTCCTGAAGCGTGTAaaggaaaatgatcagaaaaagaaggaagccaaagagaaaggTACTTGGGTTCAGCTGAAGCGTCAGCCTGCTCCACCCAGAGAAGCACATTTCGTGAGAACCAATGGAAAAGAGCCCGAACTGCTGGAACCCATTCCCTATGAATTCATGgcatga